The Methanosarcina barkeri str. Wiesmoor DNA segment CTTCTGGGCGGAAGCAGTCTAATAAGGCTGACTTTCCTTATTTTTTTAAAAAATATAAAGTTCATGGTTTATACTAAAAAAGCCAAGAGGAACATTGTTAACCAATGGGCTAATAATGATTAGCCAAAGATTTTTATTTGTAACCTGATTTGACAGTTAAATAAAAACAGATGCGCTTTGTTTCCCACTTTCCGCAGTAAATTTTTGTAAATTTATATTTTTTCACGTTATCGGTTTTTAATTAAATGTGGATTTATTGGACTTTTACGCAGCAGACAAAAGCACCTATGTAGTATATTTAGAGACCAGAAACGATATCATTCAATTTTCACCAAATACCATTAAAAATCCAAATTACTTACTCTGTTCCAAAAACGCTATCATGAAAAATATTGATTTTCAAAAAAATACTGCGGAATGTAGGATAAAGTTATAACTCGAAGGAAAAACTCTAAGGAAAAAAGCCAGCGGTAACAAGCTTACAGAAGAAAATCTAAAAAATAGTTGGTTGGAAAGTTAAGAAATAATAGAAATTGGATAAAACGGAATTAAATAAAGCCTGAAATTTCAGGCTTCATAATACCCAATTTCTTCTTTTGTAAGATAACATGCAGGGTCATCTGCCCAGACATTCCCATATACAGCTTCGGCCCGTACCCTGAAATTCCCATTGCAAACATCGAGCCATTTGCACCGGGCACAACGATCTGCGTGAGCTTTTATCAGGGGTTTTCGGTTTTTAAGCCCAGCCATAAGTTCATCACTCAGGTCAGTCCAGATTTCACTGAATGGGCGTTCCCGCACATTTCCAAAGGAGTAATGCCTCCAGAACTGGTCGGCATGTACCGCGCCGTCCCAGGATACGCAGCCTATACCTATCCCTGAAGAATTTCCCTGGTTCATGGAAAGAAGTTCAAATACCTCAGCAGCCCTTTCAGGATTCTCTTTGAGGAGCTTCATGTACAGGTAAGGGCCGTCACAATGGTTGTCCACTGTCAGGACTTCGGCAGGAAAACCTTTTTCATGAAGTTTTCTTGTCCTCTCGAGTATCAGGTCTACAGCCTGCCTGGATTCCTCAAGTGAAAGGTCTTCGTTTACCATTTTTGAGCCCCGACCTGCATAAACCAGATGATAGAAACAGATTCTAGGAATTTTTTCTTCTTCAAGCAGGTCAAAGATTGCAGGAATATCCCTTACATTTTGCTTGTTGATGGTAAAACGCAAGCCAACCTTTATGCCTTCTTCCTGGCAATTGTGAAGCCCTCTTAGAGCTGCATCGAATGCCCCCTTCATGCCCCTGAATTTGTCATTCGTTTCCCTTATCCCATCAAGAGAAACTCCTACATAAGAGAGACCGACTTCCTTTAGCTTTTTTGCCATCTCCCGGTCTATGAGCGTCCCGTTTGTAGAAATCACGGCCCTCATTCCTTTTTCACGCGCGTAGGCTGCGAGCTCAGGCAGGTCTTTTCTCATAGTTGGTTCCCCTCCGGAAAAAAGGATTACCGGACTTCCGAAACTCGCAAGGTCATCGATAAGAGCTTTGCCTTCTTCAGTCGAAAGCTCGTTTTCAAATTCTATGTCCTTTGCCTGGGCATAACAATGGACACATTTCAGGTTGCAGCGGCGAGTCATGTTCCAGACTACAACTGGTTTTTTATCTTTTGAAAACTGCAGCAAGTGAGAGGGAAGCTTTTTTGAGTCCCTTCCATAGCGAAGGGCATCTGAGGGTTCCACGGTTCCACAGTAAAGTTTTGAAATGCCTATCATGTCGATCCGTCAAAATTGAGATTGTTTTACAGAAATCAGTAAACAATTCGAGATTGTTGTCTACTTTAACTTAGCTTTCTGATTGTTTTGTATTTGTAGAGACAGGGTGAGTATATGACATTCACGATTATAAAACTAAGGTCCAAATGCCAGGACTTGCGGATATGACCAGAAAAGCCGAATATCCGGAAGTCAACCAAGAAAAATATTCTCGATTACATATTTTCGATTTTTAAAATTATCTATTTGCCAATGGCATAAAACCTCTTCGAATTTGATATATATTTGAGATATCTAACTGTTCCGTCGACCCTATAAGTATCATACCCGGCTCTCCGTCTCTTTCAAAGTAGGCAATCAATCCGGAAGGCCTGCATTGTTGGGTTGTCAGAAGTTGTTACCATCCTGCTGTCACCAAAGTATTCAATCCGTTTTCCTTTTCGCCAGTTAACTTGATAGTTCATGGTTTCACCTCATGAACGGTATACCGTTGTTGAACAGGCATAATCAAAAACATCGGTGTCGTGGTCGACATCTCAAGGATTTGAGTTCTCTTTCGGGATCGAAGACCTGAAAGTCCAGGCGAGTAGAGTTCCCCATCCCATGATAGTATCCATGATTTCGATTGCTATTGCTTCAACTGGGATGACATTCTGGATTCCAGAGGCGATCCTGAGAAGGATAAAACGATGAGTGATGATGGTAGTATAGAGTTATCGACGGCATCTTCAAGTTCAAGCAGGCCGTTAGCCGGGACGTTGAGGCTGATCGCTGGATACGATATAGGGTACGATACAGGTTCCCGGTTCGACAAAATCTTCATTACGAGATGACATCACAGTTTGACAAAATCTTCGTTACGGGATCATCATATTTTGACAAAATCTTCATTATGAGATGACATTACAGATAGAAATTGATGCAGAAATGACTTTGAAAATCTCTTTTTCCGTATTAGCAATGCTTCCGGAAAAGCAGAGTTTTCTCATCGGAGTCATCAAAAGCGTGTATTTCGAAGGAAAATTTGAAAGAGAAACATACGTTTGAAAGAGAAACATACGTTTGAAAGAAAGTCGAGGTTTAAAAAAGACTACGAACTTACAAAAACTTATTTTGAAGTGTTAAGAAGCATCCTGTTCCGAGACAGTTTTATTTTTCAGGCATCTGAATTTCGTTTCACCTGGAGAAACATATTCCATTATCCTCAGGCAAAATCCGTAGGATCTACTGTACATTTCGCATTCTCCACATCTTACTGGCATCTGTTCCATTGCTTTTCCTCCAATACATCACATTTCAATTATATTTTTTCTTTAAAGTGAATAACTTTCTAAAGTTATATACTTTGTCCATAATATTATATTTGATTTAATTCGTCTATGACTATTTTTTTCATCCATTTCATAACGGATTTCAGAATTACTTAAAGGGAAGATAAAGGGCCGAATTCAACTTAAAATATACGGATGGAAGGCATTATTCTAAAGCCATTATTTTAGACTGTCTCATAACTTTTTCCTTAATGTGAAAAGTATATAATTTTCCCCTTCGGTACGGCTTAATGATAACAACCGCAGAGATATGCCGCCACCTTACCTGCAAAAAAGAGACTCCTGGATTATAAGAAGCAAATTTGACATGTATCAAAGGCTTATTTGAATCAGTCCAGACATTCGTACATTGGTACGACAAAAGACCTCATGGGCTTTTAAGTGTTGGTATATCGAACCGGTTTTATGAGAAGAGCCCGGTGTTATGAACTCATTCCCATATAGCGTGGTTCTCAAAACGATTTAAGTCATACTTTTAAAACAGTTCTTCAGGTTACTTTTAAGCTGACTTTTCATAGCTCTTTTTTCATAGCCTTTATCAGAGCTTCGAAAGTAAACTCTTCAGGGATTACGTTCGCATTGACACCATATTTGTTCAGGGTATTTCCTGTAGGCGTTCCTATAGCTCCTACCACAGCCCTGCTGAGAGATTCTTTTATGGTTTCCTCTGCTCCCAGCCCTTTTGCATGTTTCATAAAGCCTTTAACCATCATCGAACTTGTAAAAGCAAAAGCATCCACTTCCCCTGCGAGCGTGCGCTCTATCAAATCTTTCTGGATCGTTCCTTCAGGAATGCTGAGAGTGTACACGTGAGTCTCATAAACCGTAGCTCCACACTTTTCAAGCCCTTCTATTAAGACCTTAGCCCCAAAAGCACTCCTGGCAAGGTCTACCGTCTTTCCTGCCACCTCGGGGCAGAGAGCTTCTACAATTCCTTTGGAGCTATAATCTCCCGGCAAAAATGAGTTGTCAATTCCTATCTTTATGAGTTCCTTTTCCGTATTAGGCCCGATGGCAATTACCTTGATTTTTTTAAGCGCTGTAATGAAATCCTTCTTTTCAGTTTCAGAGAGCTTGTCCAGAGTAAAACTTATTCCGTTTGCACTGGTAAAAACAACATAAT contains these protein-coding regions:
- the ahbC gene encoding 12,18-didecarboxysiroheme deacetylase, which translates into the protein MIGISKLYCGTVEPSDALRYGRDSKKLPSHLLQFSKDKKPVVVWNMTRRCNLKCVHCYAQAKDIEFENELSTEEGKALIDDLASFGSPVILFSGGEPTMRKDLPELAAYAREKGMRAVISTNGTLIDREMAKKLKEVGLSYVGVSLDGIRETNDKFRGMKGAFDAALRGLHNCQEEGIKVGLRFTINKQNVRDIPAIFDLLEEEKIPRICFYHLVYAGRGSKMVNEDLSLEESRQAVDLILERTRKLHEKGFPAEVLTVDNHCDGPYLYMKLLKENPERAAEVFELLSMNQGNSSGIGIGCVSWDGAVHADQFWRHYSFGNVRERPFSEIWTDLSDELMAGLKNRKPLIKAHADRCARCKWLDVCNGNFRVRAEAVYGNVWADDPACYLTKEEIGYYEA
- a CDS encoding uroporphyrinogen-III synthase; translated protein: MAEEKRPVLAIMRPESYREKSEALAQDYGFEPLYVPMIRLEGIKDEGFEPFIRRVLTGSSDYVVFTSANGISFTLDKLSETEKKDFITALKKIKVIAIGPNTEKELIKIGIDNSFLPGDYSSKGIVEALCPEVAGKTVDLARSAFGAKVLIEGLEKCGATVYETHVYTLSIPEGTIQKDLIERTLAGEVDAFAFTSSMMVKGFMKHAKGLGAEETIKESLSRAVVGAIGTPTGNTLNKYGVNANVIPEEFTFEALIKAMKKEL